The Acidobacteriota bacterium genome includes a window with the following:
- a CDS encoding polyphosphate kinase 2 family protein: MNERRFIVPPGKRFRFEDHDPAFTGRFREKGEAEDKLRKDIATLSRLQDVLYAQNRYAVLLIFQAMDAAGKDGTVKHVMSGVNPQGCQVYSFKAPSAEELDHDFLWRCHKALPERGRIGIFNRSYYEEVLVVRVHPRILKSQNLPPRPSGDALWKRRFEDINHFERYLVNNGVIILKFFLHLSKAEQKRRFLERIDTPEKNWKFSGSDVAERAHWKDYMAAYGDVFTRTSTPWAPWHVIPADNKWFTRLTVADIIVRNLKKLDLHYPRPTDEHRASLLEARQLLEREPEPGNGP; encoded by the coding sequence ATGAACGAACGGCGCTTTATCGTCCCCCCGGGGAAACGCTTCCGGTTCGAGGACCACGACCCGGCCTTCACCGGCCGTTTTCGCGAGAAGGGCGAAGCGGAGGACAAACTCCGGAAGGACATCGCCACGCTCTCCCGGTTGCAGGACGTTCTCTATGCCCAGAACCGGTACGCCGTCCTCCTCATCTTCCAGGCCATGGACGCCGCCGGGAAGGACGGGACCGTCAAGCACGTGATGTCCGGGGTGAATCCCCAGGGCTGCCAGGTTTACAGTTTCAAGGCGCCCTCCGCCGAGGAACTGGACCACGATTTCCTCTGGCGGTGCCACAAGGCACTCCCGGAGCGGGGGCGAATCGGCATCTTCAACCGGTCTTATTACGAGGAGGTCCTGGTGGTCCGCGTCCACCCCCGGATCCTCAAATCCCAGAACCTTCCGCCGCGCCCTTCGGGCGACGCCCTCTGGAAACGCCGGTTCGAGGACATCAACCACTTCGAGCGCTACCTCGTCAACAACGGCGTGATCATCCTGAAGTTCTTTCTCCACCTCTCGAAGGCCGAACAGAAACGGCGTTTCCTCGAGCGGATCGACACGCCGGAGAAGAACTGGAAGTTCTCGGGCTCCGACGTCGCGGAGCGGGCTCACTGGAAAGACTACATGGCGGCCTACGGGGACGTCTTCACCCGCACCAGCACGCCGTGGGCCCCCTGGCACGTCATCCCGGCGGACAACAAGTGGTTCACCCGGCTGACCGTGGCTGACATCATCGTCCGGAACCTGAAAAAGCTCGACCTGCACTACCCTCGACCCACCGACGAGCACCGGGCGTCCCTGCTCGAAGCCCGGCAGCTCCTGGAGCGGGAACCGGAGCCGGGAAACGGGCCCTGA
- a CDS encoding 6-carboxytetrahydropterin synthase, which produces MLSVTRCYAFSAAHRLFVRGWDDGRNDQAFGKCARPEGHGHNYRLEVTVCGTPDPETGLVADRTGLDRVVRAEVLDRLDHRDLLPVLRAAGYATATSENVCRWILDRLSTAAPGLPIRKVGLRETERNRFEIVRPCAEPPRRGEGPASPPKR; this is translated from the coding sequence ATGCTCTCCGTGACACGCTGCTACGCATTTTCGGCCGCTCACCGCCTCTTTGTCCGGGGGTGGGACGACGGCCGCAACGACCAGGCTTTCGGAAAGTGCGCTCGTCCGGAGGGCCATGGCCACAACTACCGTCTCGAGGTCACCGTGTGCGGAACGCCGGACCCGGAAACCGGGTTGGTCGCGGACCGCACGGGACTGGACCGCGTCGTGCGGGCCGAGGTCCTGGATCGCCTGGACCACCGGGATCTCCTCCCGGTCCTCCGGGCCGCCGGGTACGCCACGGCCACCTCGGAAAACGTCTGCCGCTGGATCCTGGACCGCCTGAGCACGGCGGCCCCCGGCCTGCCGATCCGGAAGGTCGGGCTCCGCGAGACGGAGAGGAACCGTTTCGAGATCGTCCGGCCCTGCGCTGAACCCCCACGCCGCGGGGAAGGGCCGGCGTCCCCCCCGAAGAGGTGA